DNA sequence from the Antedon mediterranea chromosome 7, ecAntMedi1.1, whole genome shotgun sequence genome:
TATAGttaaaaaatgttctttttttttattggttcaTGATCATTATCtatattaatgtaataattgTCTTCATTCTTTTCAAACTATTTTACTTGCATCGTTAGGCCTATTACAATCATTACAATAGACGGGATATTGTATCGTCTGTGTAACCGAGGGGCgttattaaattgtttgtagTAAGAACAACAaaatcagtggcgtaacgcatagacctgaggcccctggtttagaaAACCAAGTTGCAACGTTGGAGGCCTCGGACGTTTTTAGCCTTTTCGGTATGTATTTTATTGCCATAACCCCCCTTACCCCACAAGCCcatgggtttagccagtgagcgctcatagtcgTTACGCCACTGAACAGAATCcgttaaattaaaattttctgAACTCATCACCTCCCCCACCCCCACCACCGAACAACCACTAACACATGCACTTCGTTTACTTCAGTAATTGAATGCGTTTTATTACTAACTCGGCTAGAACATCACATCAATAAGTAGTACAGCACAGTCATAAAGTTAAAGGAACCATAAATCAGCTAAATCTAAATCGATTCTACTTTCATTTCTCGTTCGTAGGTAATGATATTCCTTTTCGGCTGGAACACATTCCAGTAACTTTAATGTTATGTTAGATTGAATGCATTAGTAGCCATGTATACATAAAAGTAATGAACGATATAGATTTTGTAGCATCCTAACCCCTCCCAACCACACACCAGGCTGATAGAGTGGCCTGAAAGAAGGGTACGGTAGTCAATTATTGGCCGaaatatataattgtataacaaaagtgattcatgtgtcattattattaatttattaaccaAAATAATGGTATATCTGCAAAAAAATTGCAAAGAAGCTGATTATAATTAGGTTAGCAAGTCACTTGTTGACGAGTCcatttaaaatactatattataattgATATCATTCTGTATTTTTTGCCATGTAAATTACCATTTTGCTGTCCTGTACAAGTCACGTGAAACGGTGACAATGTCAACAAAATGTCTTTCTCAAAATGTAAAATGATTGGTTATCAGCTAACTGCCTTACAATGACCGATGTTCATCAAGATACTAAAGCGTTGTGTTTGTACCGGTATTATGTAATCATGTCTATTTCTCTTCCATTGGTGGTTGTATGGACCGGAAAATTGGTAAAAATGTAGGTTTACATTCAGTGGGCCCAAACCACGCCAGCCTTATGCCGTCGTACGTGTGAACGTAGGGTTCAAGAATTACTTATTTCGTTGTCCTTTTCTATTGAAGTATATATCTTAAGTTTCGATATAATTATATCTATAGATAGTAATTttgattgtaattttatttcctgtttctttataataatatgtacctTCTCGTAGATTAAGATCGAAACTCACATTCATGTTCCCTTTTAGGAGGGTGAATGTCTGTCAAAATGGATTGTTTTTTAGACTaagttaattatataattctctTTTAGTTATAGATGATGGCCTTGATATTTTTTCAGATTCATTGAATCAGTTTAAGAACAAAGTGTtaagtttattataattttcaaaTGCTACCTTATTATCTATGTTTGCCATTTGTTCTTGTTTTGTGTTTACCCTCCTGTTATTGGCGAATTTCTTTTGCTGTTGGTTgggtttggaaataaaataaataaataaataaatatttaatattttaaattagattctaaaattaaacacgtgtttaagttaatttatattcataatCTTGTCGTATATAATTGATTTTATCTGACCATTATCACGTTCTCTAACACATTAGAGATGTCAAGAATTTGTTACACACTAGGTCTTCTGACATAAATGACAAATAGTCTGTCTTGAATGATTGATTGGTTACATGAATAATTTACTTTAGGTTACtattttgtattcattaataaaaataatgactgATCGGTAAATAGGCCAAAGGCAAAATAATTGCTACAATTGTAGTTTTGCCATCATGGAAATGAGGAGATGTTCGACGAACGATCACAAGATACAGAATTACgcggttataataataatatttattcggtcaccAATGAAAAACTACCAGGagtgagaataggctaaagcatAGACAGATTCTGTactctataggcctacaatacaaacagtttaaaataaccgtaggcctataacaagttaaataaattaaacgaCTTAATCTATTTGCTTGAGATTGCCAGCAACATAAATAAGtggtttttgttattttgaatcattatttttacgttattttatatttgttgttgTCGTAAAAGGCATGCATGTAAGAACTTATCAGATTTTGTAAATCCACAGTGCGtggttttgttacattttttgtgtgGAAATAACGTTACCTATAcggtatataatataacaaaaaattaaacaattgtaggcctaatacaaataaaactatatttattaaataaattgttttgttaGAGCAGACTTAAATATTGGAATTGTTTGTGAAACTTTTATGTCATTTTGGTATTTTGCTCATAGGAAAGGAAACAAATACAGACATATTATGAAATTCCAACGTAAAAGCCTACCCGGACATCTTTCACTAGTTTTAATATACTCATTGAGTACAGAACCTCAATGAGAGGAAAGTAACCGTTCAACACCGTAAATCTAAATAAAAGTTTATGTAAACAAGTCTTCGATAGGAAGTCTCGTACTTTAaatctataggcctattaaattaataatgcaTTAATGATAACACAGTTATTACGAAATGATCTTGGGCCTACGTGGTGCTTGAAGAATACTTTAATTCACATTCATTTACGTAATGACGTCAGTGATCTTTACAAGGGtcttttaagaaaaaaaaaaacaaaaaaaaaaaaaacctgccATTAAAATGGCAggtttttttaccatatttaatgatgagggtgatccatccagcaattgctgatcattagggactcTCAGAGGTTCACACGACAAACATAATAATgtacaagatgctctacataaacaaagtcttattagaAGTTTTTatgagtggagttgtaattttgttcttagaaaaaaatatgtgaaggaatttgaacccaggacccttggattggtagctaGCCATGGCATCATAACCACTAAACCACAACTCCACTAAGAGCAAACTATGTAGCTTTTTTTCgaagaaagaaaaatataaattgaatttataGTCCTCTATTGCCTATGGACAGCATTATATAGTGGCACTTTGAATGTTTATACGATCAAGACTGATGCTGTTTATCTCTCACAGTCCACATCGATACTTTTATCGTCACTTTGTATCACTCAGTCAGACCTGCGTaattataaaatgcatatctAATGATTTACCTCGTCTGCTTGCTGCTGCACACATACGCAATATTCTTTCATGTTGATGTTGGCTATAAGTAGACGAAAAAATTACCGCAACAAAATGTCATTTCGATTAAAAAGAAGCATAATGACGGAATGAAACTATGTCGTTAACACACTTTAAAACTATTTCGTCAGTAACCTACGTGCGTGCGCGCACAAAAAACGTAAGTTATTAATGATGACGTAATATATTCGTGATCGCACTTTGAAGCTGTTTATCGTAGTCATCACCTACGTGCGCCTACAAAAGGATATAAATTAGTTTAACCCACATTTACGTAATTGAGATTATGTCATTATTTAACTTCATAATTAGAAAGCAGGGAGCATAAATTTATGACGTAGGCACGGGGCGaagcaaaaacaaatttttgtttATGCCTGTATGAACTCAACATaagttatatttaattaataataatgtaatatcaGTTATATGCATCTGTACAAACATACCATTAGTTGATACATTTTGAACTACGGCTATCATGTTAAAAAGCGCCGGCTTTGGTAAAATAATAGAAATGTTTCTTTAATGAAAACAATGTTATTTACACCAGGGAACAACGGAATTACACTCACTGTTTTTATGTTTGTACTATTATCAAAGGCTTATCTTATGATTAGCCGAATTATTCGGAATCTTGAACTATTAATCACAATAATTTGGACAGCTTATTTTCTGGTTTAGTTGTCTGCTAATTAGATTTCTTTCTTGATCCGAATCAGacgttttattttcattacaacAGCACATTTTACATTATTCTTCATTTGCGGTATCTTTAGCAGTTTGTTATTATTACCGGACATGTCTTTATCTAGGTCTGTGTCAcatatttttcttgtttgaaTCCAATAATAACTGTAGAGGCGGTACAGTGGGAGTACAGGATATAAATTGATTTTTGAAACTTgcattataggcctagttagtttATTCTTATGATTTGCAGATAAAATGTTTTAGCacaatttctgtttttttttattcaattatctTTAAAAGTtatcttttctttttatttaattatttacagtaaataattAATGCAAGAACGACTTTTATCAAGTGCGGAACAATCGCGTTTCACTGTAAAAACAAACGCATTTTTTATGAGAATAACGCAGAGGCGTTTCATAGTCCACGGCAACaccaaacaaaaacataaagcAAGCCGGCGGCGGTGGTGCGTTAAATCTTCGGTGGTGGTGATCAAGTTGTTTCTAAAGGTAAATTATTCTTTTCTGATCACATTATAATTACACATTCGACGGATATCCCATTTGAATAGTTAGTGACCTAGGCTAACTAACCTCTCTCTATAAtaaggcctactagctaggccagCCTACTAGGCTAGACTACTAGGCTAGTTTTatgctctaggcctagcctaggctaggcctagctaagcccTAGCTAGTATGCCTAGCTTTTAGTTATCCCTAGGGCctattagctaggcctaggcctagtacctaTGCCTGCagcctagcctaataatataggcctagtctgtCCTAGGCCTTGggttgtagtaggcctatgaaTAAGGCTAACTAGGCTAGTGTAGGCCCTTTTAATAAgtggaaataaattgaaattgaaacatTCAATCAGTATGCAATTAATGTCGTTGATGTTGTTACTTTTTTATATATGTAGTACTGTATGTCTAGTGTATACTGTCTGGCTGTACTGTCTATTTAGTATTGAAGtactgaatttaaaaaaaacaatattattcagAATAAATTAAAAGCAATGTTTCATAAGCTTTTATCTGATGAAGTTGGAGTTCTCACTGGTAAAGGGTTTAAGAATCGATGCCATGATGATGATAAGCAAAAGAAAAACTACAAAACTGACACAGTCACGGATGTGGATTTGTAAGtagatatttaaaatttatttttaatcttatTATTAACCCCAACTACCAACAATAAACGAAGACCTCTGTacttattaaaacaattttgataCAAAAAAGCGCAGGTTAattctaaaatattatatttatagtggTGGAAACTTGACAGAAATGCTAACCAAGATAGATTCAATACAGCTGGATGTTGGCACTACACACCCTCTATCTTCAGACTTATTGAGTACAACCATCAATACCAAGTGTTCATGCGGTGATGTCGAAAATCAGAGAACAAGAACTGCCTCAAGTTCCTCCGATTCAGATGACGAGGATGATATTGGTGTTGGAAAGATCATTGCAATGTTGACAGCGTACACGAGAAAACCTATGAAAAAAGACCGGTCTCCTGCTTTGGTCAATCTTGTGAATAGTTACAAACTGGGAAATGAAAGTTTACAATCGGCTCATATTCAACAGGTACTGTATTAAAGtgtattagtacagtatttagaACCTTTCCTATGGAACCTATTAATGGAACACTTTTGAAGTGAACaacaataatatatgttttaggTAATAATATTTAcctatatatacagtaacatgTATTATCGTTCACTTCACAAAAATTGATGTCCTATAGAATTTTAATAATCTGTGTGCTTTACTTGAGGCATAAACAAAAGTGCTTGATAAAAAAGCAGAGCAAAGTAAATACATGAATGACTATGAATATTTGCACTCTACAGCTATCCCTTATTCAAGAAACATCCACATAGGAGGACACCATGCACTTGCCAATtgtacgacccccgggagaggtgcgtcatgggtgcatcatttataaataattattaacgcAGGGGTGTGTCAAAAAATGTAAATGGTATTATGTCACATCAATGAATAATGGTGTGTCAAtttccgtcactttaccacccgcTATATCATGAACAACATGGTAATTGTTCTTTAAAATAGGTGCGTGATGACCACCTAAAGGTACTGTATGTCAATTTTTTTACTCAGGGGTGAGTCATGGCATACATAAGGTATggcgcacatcggacaaatgacgcacttCTCCCGAGGGTTGTTTAGTGTGTCATGACTATGCACTATATCCCTCTGATTGGTGTCCCCCAGTATCACCTCTTCCAATATCGAAAAACTTCTTTAGGATGGCCCAAAATATCTGGTTTTCTAGGAagtctgttttttttaaataattaagtgATCACCTCTATAAATAtagtggaaaaaaaaaataattgcagTCATAATACGACCAATCCAAATTGTCATTTCTGGTTCAATTTCTATCAATCACAATTTTCAGAGAATTATTAAAATAGCATTTCCAAGAATGTATTAGAAATGGAATGTCCCTCTCAACAGAGTTAAttgtttaaagtatttaataatttcattataaatattcTGTTTAATTTTTAGCTGAAGCCTCTGCTTACAAGCAACAGTGTGACGGTTAAATCATGTACTCTGATGCTGTTGACCAAACTCAGTTTCCAAGAAACCAATGCTAaaatatttttggaaaataaatttcTGGAAATGTTATTGGAGATTGTTAAAGAGCAGAATTTATCAGTTTTTAAGGATGCATTAATCTGCATCAAGATGGTAtagtacatttgtttttttattattttgtgaaatattttttaattaataaaacgtATTGGATGAAAGAGCTGGAACTATTTCTTAACAAACAAAATGACTCAATCAAAACCAAACTGTTTTATAATTAACTAGATGAGGAGCCTACCTTTTTAGGCTTTTCAGTCTtgtaactatttttttaaaatattcccTGTCAccctttattttgtattttatataatggtTCTGAAAAGTCAAACTCTTTGTCATTAGATTTTGTTTTAAAGATCTCTTAATTCCATTTTGTTGTCTATTTACAGCATAACTACTAAACAAACTTTTAACTTTCTCTCTATTTCcatttatttactgtatctcTTTATAAAGTACATGTTTTCTCCTTTTATCGATAAAATCATTCATCAAATTCTGTTTCCATTTTTATTCATCAATTATTTTCTCTGACCACTTTTAAATCTGTTCAACCATTCATCATTTAATCTATTTGGCTCTTCTGTCatgaataataaattaaaaacattaataaaaaatctgttttataatggaatatttataaattaatccGGTAGTCTGGCAAACATTCATTCATGCGTGTGTcttattgatttttttgttaTGCCATGATGAATGTAAATACAGTTttgaaatattgtaattttaattatgcaTTTACTTTCTATTTCTTTATTCATTCATCTTCTGTTAAACTTAAGTTTTTCTGATGTTTTTGCAGCTAGAGAAATGTGAAAACTAGTACATAGCGGCAAACACTGGCTACTTTCAATTCATTTGTCAACAATAAATCATTTCAACAATAATACAGCTTTTACTTAGCAAAACTCTGGAGTCTACACACACAACATGGCATACACCATACAAAACGCAGAGGTTGAGGCCCTGCTGTGTTTTAAATTTTGGAATTTGCTAGCTAATGTGAAAAAGCTATAATTCGGAAGGACGTAATataagtttgttttaaatttaaaggaaTTGAAAGTAGTAAATAAATGATATCTTTAATCAATTTTCAGCTTGTCAGTCATGTTGAACTTAGTGATTGTTGGATGTTATTGATGATCAAACAAGGACTGCCGTTGTTACTTGACATGTTGCAATCAAATTTTGGTAAAGTTTTACTCGAAGCAGCTACAATGATCTTGTGCGCCCTCGCTCACCACCATGAAATTGCAGTGTTACTAGTTGACCACGGTATGCACGTAATCATGGAAGCATTACGTAAAGTTCCAAAACTTCGGGTAAggaaaaataatttctaatttgttcTTAAACATGGTATTTAGCGGCATATGTTCGAAAAAAGTATTTCCCTTTCAAATATGACCTTTAAACTTTTCAGGAACCTGTTATAAGAACATTTAGACAAGTTATAGCCCACAATGATCAGTTGATGGCTGCAGTAATAGATGTAAACATCTTCAGAGAATTTGACATAGCTCTTAGAGTTGAACCATGGTAAGACAATTTTCCTTCTACAGTTGGTTGCGTAATTTCATACACTAAATTCTCGTAAAACTGGACATTCTGGAGCTGGCCTACTTTGTTTGGTTTTCCAAAAAATGTGGTGTTCCCAATGTGTTTTAATGAAAGAAGAATTTTAGATTTGGACCTCAGCAACAGTCTGGTTTTGAGGAGTAACAGCTGTTCATGATTATAAACCAATTTTTTggtttatttgaaaatatagttattataaatttttaaacaattctaTTGACAGCTGTGAACAAATATCAGCAATGGAATTCTGCCACCAGCTTTGTCAAGAATCTTACGGGATAGCATGTTTACTGGAAGAAGATAAATTAAAGTTATTATGTGACCTTATTCGAACGACCAATTGTGTGTAAGTATAATTTCATCAGTGACGTTAACAACTGTACACAGGTGTGTGAGCTGTAACCTTTCATtggcaatatatatatatatatatagcattGTTTGTGGATATtttgaagaagaagaagataaCTTGAGAAAGCATAATTTGCATTACAATATTAACACTCTGAATTTTTCTTGCAGAAAAGTGAGAGCTTTAGGTGTAAAGGTGATTCATTCTTTGCTCAAATGTCAAGATACTAACATTCTCAAAGAAACTATCATCCAGGTAATGTTGATATGCTGGAAGCATGTGGTCAATTTATCGTTTATTGCAGaaatattatttctataaaGTATTATCTAGTAATGAATGAATGCATCTATATATAGATTAGTCAAGTCCACTGTCAAGATGACCACATGGTAGAGGTACCTAATTTCAGGAAGATGCATCAACACAGTTGTCTTGGtacaaagaaaaaagaaacTTTGACAAGAACAGAGAGAGGTATTATAAGCCTAAGCAAGCTGTTGGTTCACCTGTTATACAAAGAAGGTACAGAAtgtctttttataatttgttaaaagTTCATTACTTTCATCACGCCAACAATTATTTCTTGGAAGTTTTACAAAACAATGCAACAGTTGAACCAAGTATATAATTaaacttaaaatatattttaaaggaAAGATATCATTTGACTTCAAAGGGAAGTTGCAAACAGTTGGCTACAGACCAGCAAATGATCCTTATGCTATTATGTCTGACGTTGTAGCATGTGTGTACTTGGTCTGTACTCTGCCATTAAGTCGCTCAAGAAAAATAACTACAAGCTCAAAGAAAGTCATATTTCCATGGTATGTTTAGAAACCTTCACAGTTAAAATATTACTACAATAGAACTGCTTCTTTGGTACACCTCTGAAGCTTCAAAAGACAACATCTCACAGGACAACATCTCACG
Encoded proteins:
- the LOC140054644 gene encoding uncharacterized protein — encoded protein: MFHKLLSDEVGVLTGKGFKNRCHDDDKQKKNYKTDTVTDVDFGGNLTEMLTKIDSIQLDVGTTHPLSSDLLSTTINTKCSCGDVENQRTRTASSSSDSDDEDDIGVGKIIAMLTAYTRKPMKKDRSPALVNLVNSYKLGNESLQSAHIQQLKPLLTSNSVTVKSCTLMLLTKLSFQETNAKIFLENKFLEMLLEIVKEQNLSVFKDALICIKMLVSHVELSDCWMLLMIKQGLPLLLDMLQSNFGKVLLEAATMILCALAHHHEIAVLLVDHGMHVIMEALRKVPKLREPVIRTFRQVIAHNDQLMAAVIDVNIFREFDIALRVEPCCEQISAMEFCHQLCQESYGIACLLEEDKLKLLCDLIRTTNCVKVRALGVKVIHSLLKCQDTNILKETIIQISQVHCQDDHMVEVPNFRKMHQHSCLGTKKKETLTRTERGIISLSKLLVHLLYKEGKISFDFKGKLQTVGYRPANDPYAIMSDVVACVYLVCTLPLSRSRKITTSSKKVIFPCFVKKHRKLNIKTTTYLIENGALHLVHVLKTYCNLLGDCRQTVVGATSDRSLDALHLQAIMKVWQTTEPMKSLPKRSLSNHLNHSELKFVVELMSVIKLFAQISSTEWNSDLNDRLEEAMEIGQCGRDYDSYNPASHAHAMGDQVTICGENIKAKKDYSERERDPDNHSFIPRRVAWEDDQEESGMVGDAKEIPYRKPLLKTLRKREPDVRLEDEVYDLHRKLRIRLYQEGLVDVLAALIRCGVSELEEEGCQILKFLLQPIKPKECVANQLDSKTLPTKQKSLKEIAQSLEMRDRLLSGVIDSMSKKSADVMKEALKTTSPTKTSSKSVSKKKKTKVKETSSFSTQILKSHQQLSWHCTMHWLEMTGPVIMNSLLDRDEHTVQRLLLIFYDMMSFGDIIVSMKLASIGFIPTLLQLICNGKHSEPINLLAILLLQMLTEDYRFKDMCKTEASFYDLKMKLPTEFTGRLQYEVELLLKSVEIPTDSLCLDIKVGFQT